In a single window of the Hugenholtzia roseola DSM 9546 genome:
- a CDS encoding tetratricopeptide repeat protein has translation MSSKMRLSFHFPKNLVPSFFLGSFFFFWVGFQTAFLGSLTTPCKAQYLPSYDSVEMLISNNAVQLACTEAMNNLYNFDFRRSEDVFLYLKRRYPQHPIAYFLLGLSERWKIMPNTEETRYDAKFMAYMDSTILYGEALYDKYEDDENNPQKAVEAAFFVAGGYAFKGWLNAERGNKTKAAFEAKKALKYHQLAAGNTDLTPELLFGDGLYNYYVEYVAENYPGVKPILWFFKNGEKEKGIAQLEEVVREGFYTKTEAQYFLMTIYKNENQREKASLLAEYLHQTFPNNPYFHRYYAIALFQTGDYQKLRTVSLDILNRIDSGWVGYEATNGRYAAFYLGYIYKLYRDYTQAQHYLERAVAFGESNNAQQAGYYLYSLAYLGQIAHQQKNYQQAKAYYEKILDHAEKSHATKDEAKKYLKDNKKLFK, from the coding sequence ATGTCTTCAAAAATGCGTCTTTCCTTCCACTTTCCAAAAAACCTTGTGCCTTCTTTTTTCTTAGGCTCTTTTTTCTTTTTTTGGGTAGGATTCCAAACGGCTTTTCTGGGTAGCCTCACAACCCCCTGTAAGGCGCAGTATCTGCCCTCTTATGATAGCGTAGAGATGCTCATTAGCAACAATGCCGTCCAGTTGGCTTGTACCGAGGCGATGAACAACCTCTATAATTTCGACTTTCGCCGCTCCGAAGATGTCTTTTTATACCTCAAACGTCGGTATCCGCAGCACCCTATCGCCTACTTTCTTTTAGGATTGAGCGAGCGTTGGAAAATTATGCCCAATACGGAAGAAACGCGCTATGATGCCAAGTTTATGGCATACATGGATAGCACCATTTTATACGGCGAGGCACTTTACGATAAGTATGAAGATGACGAAAACAACCCCCAGAAGGCAGTGGAAGCGGCTTTTTTTGTGGCAGGTGGTTATGCCTTCAAAGGTTGGCTCAATGCCGAGCGGGGAAACAAAACCAAAGCCGCCTTTGAAGCCAAAAAAGCCCTCAAATATCACCAATTAGCCGCAGGAAATACCGACCTTACGCCAGAACTGCTCTTTGGCGACGGACTTTACAACTACTATGTAGAATATGTAGCCGAGAATTATCCGGGCGTAAAGCCGATTTTATGGTTTTTTAAAAACGGGGAAAAAGAAAAAGGCATTGCGCAATTAGAAGAAGTGGTACGGGAAGGCTTTTATACCAAAACCGAAGCGCAGTATTTTCTGATGACCATTTACAAAAACGAAAATCAACGCGAAAAAGCAAGCCTTTTAGCCGAATACCTCCACCAGACCTTTCCCAATAACCCCTATTTTCACCGTTATTACGCCATTGCACTTTTCCAAACGGGTGATTATCAGAAATTGCGCACCGTTTCTCTCGATATCCTCAATCGCATCGATAGCGGTTGGGTCGGCTATGAGGCTACCAATGGGCGTTATGCTGCCTTTTATTTGGGTTATATCTACAAATTGTATCGCGACTACACACAGGCGCAACACTATTTAGAGCGTGCCGTCGCCTTTGGCGAAAGCAACAACGCACAGCAGGCAGGTTATTATCTCTACTCTTTGGCGTATTTGGGTCAGATTGCGCATCAGCAGAAAAATTATCAGCAGGCGAAGGCTTACTATGAAAAAATCCTCGACCATGCCGAAAAAAGCCATGCGACAAAAGATGAAGCCAAAAAGTATCTGAAAGACAATAAAAAACTTTTTAAATAA
- a CDS encoding O-acetyl-ADP-ribose deacetylase, whose translation MKKITLQKGDITKLAIPAIVNAANRRLAGGGGVDGAIHLAAGREMILECDKIRDAQGGCPTGSAVLTKAGNLPCQAVIHAVGPIWSGGKNKEAQLLASAYRQSLALALENNLLRIAFPNISTGVYGFPKPLAAEIAIKTVEEFLDQNPTFEEVIFICFDDENYTLYQKLLG comes from the coding sequence ATGAAAAAAATAACGCTACAAAAAGGCGACATCACCAAACTTGCTATTCCCGCTATCGTCAATGCTGCTAATCGCCGTTTGGCAGGGGGCGGCGGCGTAGATGGCGCAATTCACCTTGCCGCAGGCAGAGAAATGATACTCGAATGTGATAAAATTCGCGATGCCCAAGGCGGCTGTCCCACAGGTAGTGCCGTCCTGACTAAGGCAGGCAATTTGCCCTGCCAAGCGGTTATCCATGCGGTAGGTCCCATTTGGTCGGGTGGAAAAAACAAGGAAGCCCAACTTTTGGCTTCGGCTTATCGCCAATCCTTAGCACTTGCGCTCGAAAATAACCTCTTGCGGATTGCCTTTCCCAACATCAGCACAGGCGTTTATGGTTTCCCCAAGCCCTTAGCCGCCGAAATTGCGATAAAAACGGTAGAGGAATTTCTCGACCAAAATCCGACTTTCGAGGAAGTAATTTTTATCTGCTTCGATGATGAAAATTATACCCTATATCAGAAACTTTTAGGATAG
- a CDS encoding tyrosine-type recombinase/integrase — MRYSKTHKSWYLPYEKSVFEKLKQHFPDLEISSNNAPLRTEHKPALSNGNEKVEKPKGVHQTDIVGSSSTEANPKQEKHAEPITQILRIVGYEDKGWWVYCDFSIGQKIKTTLERSYWDKNKKAWFVPVLKGSFAKLKNLLNIPIPHLTFQKYEFPRNAIFKPHPENSDFVLVELPYKAAAYNIIKTTKTRYWDKGRKCWRILNQNSIRNGLIERLQSAGIEVQIEEAVLQNVVKEGRYKDVKQNHEWVLSLPKPLQTTFTAYTGALMLRQYSWHTIKNYRLALKDYCAAFNFRHPDEISPKEAQLWLTESVQEGASEAVFVTMICALRFYYIKMQKREDWEFHLPFPRRAEKLPNILSQQEVKAMFDAVDNLKHKTMLLLGYAAGLRVSEVVSLRLADMDSQRMVIHIKQAKGKKDRCVMLSEVLLETLRLYYKAYKPKEWLFEGQSYDHYSTRSVQKIFQRAKLKARIVKKVSFHALRHSFATHLHEAGTDIRIIQELLGHNSSKTTERYTHVSNRTIQRVKSPLDTLMNSKNAN, encoded by the coding sequence TTGAGATATAGCAAAACCCATAAGAGTTGGTATTTGCCTTATGAAAAAAGTGTTTTTGAAAAGCTCAAACAACACTTCCCCGACCTTGAAATATCGAGTAACAACGCCCCCTTGCGGACTGAACACAAGCCTGCCCTTTCTAACGGAAATGAGAAAGTAGAAAAGCCAAAAGGTGTTCATCAAACCGACATAGTAGGCAGTTCGAGTACAGAGGCTAATCCTAAGCAAGAGAAGCACGCCGAACCCATTACGCAAATCCTACGCATAGTTGGCTACGAAGATAAAGGTTGGTGGGTCTATTGTGATTTTAGCATAGGGCAGAAAATCAAAACTACTTTGGAGCGGTCTTATTGGGATAAAAACAAAAAAGCGTGGTTTGTACCTGTTTTGAAAGGTAGTTTTGCAAAGCTAAAAAACCTTTTAAACATTCCCATTCCGCACTTGACTTTCCAAAAGTATGAGTTTCCCAGAAATGCTATATTCAAGCCTCATCCCGAAAATAGCGATTTTGTCTTGGTAGAGTTGCCTTACAAAGCGGCGGCTTACAATATTATCAAAACAACAAAGACCCGCTATTGGGACAAAGGACGCAAATGCTGGCGTATCTTGAACCAAAATTCCATTCGCAATGGTTTAATAGAACGATTGCAAAGTGCTGGTATTGAGGTGCAGATTGAGGAAGCAGTATTGCAAAACGTAGTAAAAGAAGGACGCTACAAAGATGTAAAGCAAAATCACGAATGGGTTTTGTCTTTGCCTAAGCCTTTGCAAACTACTTTTACTGCCTATACTGGTGCCCTAATGCTTAGGCAATACAGTTGGCATACTATTAAAAACTACCGTCTGGCATTGAAAGACTATTGTGCTGCTTTTAATTTTCGCCACCCCGACGAAATTTCGCCCAAAGAAGCACAACTTTGGCTCACAGAATCCGTACAAGAGGGAGCCAGTGAAGCGGTCTTTGTAACGATGATTTGTGCTTTGCGTTTTTACTACATCAAGATGCAAAAACGCGAAGATTGGGAGTTTCATCTGCCTTTCCCACGCCGTGCTGAGAAGTTGCCCAATATATTGAGCCAACAAGAGGTAAAGGCAATGTTTGACGCAGTAGATAATCTCAAGCACAAAACCATGTTGCTCTTGGGTTATGCCGCAGGGTTGCGTGTGAGCGAAGTTGTCAGTTTGCGTTTGGCAGATATGGATTCGCAAAGAATGGTTATCCATATCAAACAAGCCAAAGGCAAAAAAGACCGTTGTGTGATGCTTTCGGAGGTGCTTTTGGAAACGTTGAGACTTTATTACAAAGCCTACAAGCCCAAAGAGTGGCTTTTTGAAGGGCAGAGCTACGACCATTACAGCACACGAAGTGTGCAAAAGATATTTCAGCGTGCTAAATTGAAAGCACGCATAGTAAAAAAAGTAAGCTTCCACGCCTTGCGACACAGTTTCGCAACGCACCTGCATGAAGCAGGCACCGACATTCGTATCATTCAAGAACTCTTGGGACACAATAGTTCTAAGACCACCGAACGATACACACATGTTAGTAATCGTACTATCCAAAGGGTCAAAAGCCCCCTAGATACTTTAATGAATTCAAAAAATGCGAACTGA
- a CDS encoding 3' terminal RNA ribose 2'-O-methyltransferase Hen1, producing the protein MILNITTTYAPATDWGYVLHKHPDKLQTVELSMGEAHIFYPQKSETSLTLSLLLDIDPIEMVRGNKKSGSDNFALAHYVNDRPYVASSFMSVAIAKAFASALNGKCKERPELVAQEMPFEVMIASVAAPKGGESLIRRLFEPLGYEVRVERQVLDDKFPEWGASKYYILHLKNKITTQALLSHLYVLLPTLDNDKHYFVNQHEIEKLLQKGEGWLKNHPEKEQITKRYLINLTSLSRQALERLSEGELLEAEPNEWGLLSETEKRKESLHEKRLQKVAEVLLASGANTVLDLGCGEGKLLRKLLKHKQFTQIAGVDVSYQELLKAKEKLHYDEMSPKQKERITLFQGSLMYQDERLKGFEAAAVVEVIEHLEPNRLAAFERVLFENAKPQTIVLTTPNREYNVTWESLEAGIFRHSDHRFEWNRAEFASWAKGVAQRYGYRVEIAPLGEELENIGAPSQMAIFTHGN; encoded by the coding sequence ATGATTTTAAATATTACGACTACTTACGCGCCTGCAACTGATTGGGGTTATGTCTTGCACAAGCACCCCGACAAACTTCAAACGGTGGAACTTTCAATGGGTGAGGCGCATATTTTTTACCCACAAAAAAGCGAAACAAGCCTAACACTTTCGCTCCTGCTCGATATAGACCCCATCGAGATGGTTCGGGGTAATAAAAAAAGTGGCAGCGACAATTTTGCCTTAGCGCACTACGTCAATGACCGCCCTTATGTAGCCTCGTCTTTTATGAGTGTGGCAATCGCCAAAGCGTTTGCCTCTGCTTTGAATGGAAAATGCAAAGAAAGACCCGAATTGGTAGCCCAAGAAATGCCTTTTGAGGTGATGATTGCTTCGGTGGCTGCACCCAAAGGAGGGGAAAGTCTGATTCGCCGCTTGTTTGAGCCATTGGGCTATGAAGTGAGGGTAGAAAGGCAGGTTTTAGACGATAAATTTCCCGAATGGGGCGCAAGCAAATACTACATTTTGCACCTTAAAAATAAGATAACTACGCAGGCACTTCTTTCGCATCTCTATGTTCTGTTGCCTACATTAGACAACGACAAACATTATTTTGTCAATCAACATGAAATTGAAAAGTTGCTGCAAAAAGGCGAGGGCTGGCTCAAAAATCACCCCGAAAAGGAACAGATTACTAAACGTTACCTTATCAATCTTACTTCCCTTTCAAGACAAGCCTTAGAAAGACTAAGTGAGGGCGAATTATTAGAAGCCGAACCAAATGAGTGGGGACTACTTTCAGAAACCGAAAAAAGAAAGGAGTCTTTGCATGAAAAAAGGCTGCAAAAGGTAGCGGAAGTGCTTTTGGCTTCGGGTGCAAATACGGTCTTAGATTTGGGCTGTGGCGAGGGCAAACTTTTAAGAAAACTACTCAAACACAAACAGTTCACGCAAATAGCAGGCGTAGATGTTTCCTATCAAGAACTTCTTAAAGCAAAGGAAAAGCTGCATTACGACGAAATGTCCCCCAAACAGAAGGAGCGAATTACGCTCTTTCAAGGTTCTTTGATGTATCAAGACGAGCGACTAAAAGGCTTTGAGGCGGCGGCAGTGGTTGAGGTCATCGAGCATTTAGAACCCAACCGTTTGGCAGCCTTCGAAAGGGTGCTTTTTGAAAATGCCAAACCGCAAACTATTGTACTCACTACGCCCAATCGCGAGTACAACGTTACTTGGGAATCCTTAGAGGCGGGTATTTTCCGCCATTCCGACCACCGCTTCGAGTGGAATAGAGCCGAATTTGCTTCTTGGGCTAAGGGCGTAGCCCAACGATATGGCTATCGGGTAGAAATTGCCCCCTTAGGGGAAGAACTTGAAAATATTGGCGCACCTTCACAAATGGCTATTTTTACACATGGAAATTAA